A window from Flavobacterium gyeonganense encodes these proteins:
- a CDS encoding phage tail protein, whose protein sequence is MDEIMGTIKLFAGNFAPVGFLTCEGQTLSISQNTALFSILGTTYGGDGMNTFKLPDLRGAFPTQCSNIGGVHPGGTYALGQVGGNQSYTITSNNMPPHTHTIVKGAGTNLTGAVTVSTVLQASTADGASPSPSATNNALGTTGDVGGSGQPNLYTNGTPTIPLAGGTSTVTNNLNFDPTGLTLSPWGNGPQPLPTVPPFVAMQYIICVQGIYPSRP, encoded by the coding sequence ATGGACGAAATAATGGGAACCATCAAACTTTTTGCAGGAAATTTTGCTCCTGTAGGCTTCTTAACTTGTGAAGGACAAACTTTATCAATAAGCCAAAACACAGCTTTATTTTCTATATTAGGCACAACTTATGGTGGAGACGGAATGAATACTTTTAAACTTCCTGACTTACGCGGAGCATTTCCGACACAATGTTCAAACATCGGAGGAGTACACCCTGGAGGAACATATGCTTTAGGACAAGTTGGTGGAAATCAATCCTACACAATTACATCCAATAATATGCCTCCTCATACGCACACAATTGTAAAAGGAGCAGGAACAAACCTGACCGGTGCTGTAACAGTAAGTACTGTTTTACAAGCAAGTACAGCAGACGGAGCATCTCCATCACCTTCTGCAACAAATAATGCTTTAGGTACTACAGGTGATGTTGGAGGAAGTGGTCAACCCAATCTTTATACTAATGGTACACCAACTATACCCTTAGCAGGAGGTACTTCAACAGTCACTAATAACTTAAATTTTGACCCGACAGGATTGACTTTGTCACCATGGGGAAATGGTCCTCAACCATTACCAACTGTACCACCTTTTGTGGCAATGCAATATATTATTTGCGTTCAGGGTATATATCCTTCCAGACCATAA
- a CDS encoding T9SS type A sorting domain-containing protein has protein sequence MYKKLLVLACFLGMITSLNAQTLSPGDIAIIGTNYDVVPYEMTIVNLAPIQANTVIRITDYGYDETTGTFGTTSVSNTSEGSITWTTTALAAGTVTKLTISGGATPVVTGLPGTVTVTGWSNATATNCPVPAGGDNWFIFQGNSPTSINNFIFAWTNTFSATFNAINQPAGQFNVSGSGTPNNNNSYLPPSLTLGSTAIALNRDPSNGGYHGDNNVYTGIFIGTKSQILSEIGNVSKWTRSETVTFNITPGAIGSSFPGINPIFILPNANPTDLDLSATSINENVAAGSTVGVLSSVDIDLGNTFTYSLVAGAGSTDNSAFTISGANLQINASPDFETKSSYSIRLRTSDQGGLSFEKTFTINVNNLNEVPTDLALSATAINENVAAGTTVGVLSSVDVDAANTFTYTLVAGAGSTDNSAFTISGANLQINASPDFETKSSYSIRLRTSDQGGLSFEKTFTINVNNLNEVPTDLALSATAINENVAAGTTVGVLSSVDVDAANTFTYTLVAGAGSTDNSAFTISGANLQINASPDFETKSSYSIRLRTSDQGGLSFEKTFTINVNNLNEVPTDLALSATAINENVAAGSTVGVLSSVDVDAANTFTYTLVAGAGSTDNSAFTISGANLQINASPDFETKSSYSIRLRTADQGGLSFEKTFTINVNNLNEVPTDLALSATAINENVAAGSTVGVLSSVDVDLGNTFTYSLVAGAGSTDNSAFTISGANLQINASPDFETKSSYSIRLRTADQGGLSFEKTFTINVNNLNEVPTDLALSATAINENVAAGTTVGVLSSVDVDAANTFTYTLVAGAGSTDNSAFTISGANLQINASPDFETKSSYSIRLRTADQGGLSFEKTFTINVNNLNEVPTDLALSATAINENVAAGTTVGVLSSVDVDAANTFTYTLVAGAGSTDNSAFTISGANLQINASPDFETKSSYSIRLRTADQGGLSFEKTFTINVNNLNEVPTDLALSATAINENVAAGTTVGVLSSVDVDAANTFTYTLVAGAGSTDNSAFTISGANLQINASPDFETKSSYSIRLRTADQGGLSFEKTFTINVNNLNEVPTDLALSATAINENVAAGTTVGVLSSVDVDAANTFTYTLVAGAGSTDNSAFTISGANLQINASPDFETKSSYSIRLRTADQGGLSFEKTFTINVNNLNEVPTDLALSATAINENVAAGTTVGVLSSVDVDAANTFTYTLVAGAGSTDNSAFTISGANLQINASPDFETKSSYSIRLRTADQGGLSFEKTFTINVNNLNEVPTDLALSATAINENVAAGTTVGVLSSVDVDAANTFTYTLVAGAGSTDNSAFTISGANLQINASPDFETKSSYSIRLRTADQGGLSFEKTFTINVNNLNEVPTDLALSATAINENVAAGTTVGVLSSVDVDAANTFTYTLVAGAGSTDNSAFTISGANLQINASPDFETKSSYSIRLRTADQGGLSFEKTFTINVNNLNEVPTDLALSATAINENVAAGTTVGVLSSVDVDAANTFTYTLVAGAGSTDNSAFTISGANLQINASPDFETKSSYSIRIRTTDQGGLSFEKQFTITINNVCELDNGATLTSGVITATQTGASYQWIQCPATILVGENGQSYTPTAIGSYAVVITIGTCSTLSSCIPVTSLANPDVEEKSKFVIYPNPNNGIVNIQTDHDADLNIINQLGQTIKTARVTSDIVNTINLESQADGVYFITEKKGSKLITHKLILKK, from the coding sequence ATGTATAAAAAATTACTCGTACTCGCATGTTTTCTAGGCATGATAACATCTTTGAATGCGCAAACATTAAGTCCTGGCGATATTGCGATTATAGGAACTAATTACGATGTGGTACCCTACGAAATGACTATCGTAAATCTTGCTCCTATACAAGCAAATACTGTTATTCGAATAACAGATTACGGATATGATGAAACGACAGGTACTTTCGGTACTACTTCTGTGAGTAACACTTCAGAAGGTTCAATTACCTGGACAACTACAGCATTGGCTGCTGGAACAGTGACTAAATTAACAATCTCTGGAGGAGCTACTCCTGTTGTTACTGGCTTACCGGGTACTGTTACTGTAACGGGATGGTCAAATGCAACTGCCACAAATTGTCCGGTACCCGCAGGAGGAGATAACTGGTTTATTTTTCAAGGAAATTCTCCAACATCTATAAATAATTTCATCTTTGCATGGACAAATACCTTTAGCGCAACTTTTAATGCTATAAATCAACCTGCAGGGCAATTTAATGTATCTGGATCAGGAACTCCTAACAATAATAATTCATATTTACCTCCATCTCTTACTCTTGGATCAACGGCTATTGCACTTAACAGAGACCCATCTAATGGAGGATATCATGGAGATAATAATGTTTATACAGGAATTTTCATTGGTACTAAATCACAAATACTTAGCGAAATTGGTAATGTATCAAAGTGGACCAGAAGCGAAACCGTAACTTTTAACATAACTCCTGGTGCAATAGGAAGTTCATTTCCTGGTATAAACCCGATTTTTATACTTCCTAATGCCAACCCAACAGACTTAGATCTTTCAGCAACATCTATCAACGAAAATGTAGCTGCTGGATCAACAGTGGGCGTTTTATCTTCTGTTGATATAGATTTAGGAAATACTTTCACTTACTCTTTAGTTGCAGGTGCAGGAAGTACGGACAACAGCGCTTTCACCATCAGCGGGGCCAACCTGCAGATCAATGCAAGCCCGGATTTTGAAACTAAATCTTCTTATTCCATCAGACTAAGAACTTCCGATCAGGGTGGACTTTCTTTTGAAAAAACATTTACTATCAATGTAAACAACCTGAACGAAGTTCCAACTGATCTGGCCCTTTCTGCTACGGCAATCAACGAAAATGTAGCTGCCGGAACAACAGTCGGCGTTTTATCTTCTGTTGATGTAGATGCTGCAAATACCTTTACCTATACTTTGGTAGCGGGTGCAGGAAGTACAGACAACAGCGCTTTCACCATCAGCGGGGCAAACCTGCAGATCAATGCAAGCCCGGATTTTGAAACTAAATCTTCTTATTCCATCAGACTAAGAACTTCCGATCAGGGTGGACTTTCTTTTGAAAAAACATTTACTATCAATGTAAACAACCTGAACGAAGTTCCAACTGATCTGGCCCTTTCTGCTACGGCAATCAACGAAAATGTAGCTGCCGGAACAACAGTCGGCGTTTTATCTTCTGTTGATGTAGATGCTGCAAATACCTTTACCTATACTTTGGTAGCGGGTGCAGGAAGTACAGACAACAGCGCTTTCACCATCAGCGGGGCCAACCTGCAGATCAATGCAAGCCCGGATTTTGAAACCAAATCTTCTTATTCCATCAGACTAAGAACTTCCGATCAGGGTGGACTTTCTTTTGAAAAAACATTTACTATCAATGTAAACAACCTGAACGAAGTTCCAACTGATCTGGCCCTTTCTGCTACGGCAATCAACGAAAATGTAGCTGCTGGATCAACAGTCGGCGTTTTATCTTCTGTTGATGTAGATGCTGCAAATACCTTTACCTATACTTTGGTAGCGGGTGCAGGAAGTACAGACAACAGCGCTTTCACCATCAGCGGGGCCAACCTGCAGATCAATGCAAGCCCGGATTTTGAAACTAAATCTTCTTATTCCATCAGACTAAGAACTGCCGATCAGGGTGGACTTTCTTTTGAAAAAACATTTACTATCAATGTAAACAACCTGAACGAAGTTCCAACTGATCTGGCCCTTTCTGCTACGGCAATCAACGAAAATGTAGCTGCTGGATCAACAGTCGGCGTTTTATCTTCTGTTGATGTAGATTTAGGAAATACTTTCACTTACTCTTTAGTTGCAGGTGCAGGAAGTACGGACAACAGCGCTTTCACCATCAGCGGGGCCAACCTGCAGATCAATGCAAGCCCGGATTTTGAAACTAAATCTTCTTATTCCATCAGACTAAGAACTGCCGATCAGGGTGGACTTTCTTTTGAAAAAACATTTACTATCAATGTAAACAACCTGAACGAAGTTCCAACTGATCTGGCCCTTTCTGCTACGGCAATCAACGAAAATGTAGCTGCCGGAACAACAGTCGGCGTTTTATCTTCTGTTGATGTAGATGCTGCAAATACCTTTACCTATACTTTGGTAGCGGGTGCAGGAAGTACAGACAACAGCGCTTTCACCATCAGCGGGGCCAACCTGCAGATCAATGCAAGCCCGGATTTTGAAACCAAATCTTCTTATTCCATCAGACTAAGAACTGCCGATCAGGGTGGACTTTCTTTTGAAAAAACATTTACTATCAATGTAAACAACCTGAACGAAGTTCCAACTGATCTGGCCCTTTCTGCTACGGCAATCAACGAAAATGTAGCTGCCGGAACAACAGTCGGCGTTTTATCTTCTGTTGATGTGGATGCTGCAAATACCTTTACCTATACTTTGGTAGCGGGTGCAGGAAGTACAGACAACAGCGCTTTCACCATCAGCGGGGCCAACCTGCAGATCAATGCAAGCCCGGATTTTGAAACCAAATCTTCTTATTCCATCAGACTAAGAACTGCCGATCAGGGTGGACTTTCTTTTGAAAAAACATTTACTATCAATGTAAACAACCTGAACGAAGTTCCAACTGATCTGGCCCTTTCTGCTACGGCAATCAACGAAAATGTAGCTGCCGGAACAACAGTCGGCGTTTTATCTTCTGTTGATGTAGATGCTGCAAATACCTTTACCTATACTTTGGTAGCGGGTGCAGGAAGTACAGACAACAGCGCTTTCACCATCAGCGGGGCAAACCTGCAGATCAATGCAAGCCCGGATTTTGAAACCAAATCTTCTTATTCCATCAGACTAAGAACTGCCGATCAGGGTGGACTTTCTTTTGAAAAAACATTTACTATCAATGTAAACAACCTGAACGAAGTTCCAACTGATCTGGCCCTTTCTGCTACGGCAATCAACGAAAATGTAGCTGCCGGAACAACAGTCGGCGTTTTATCTTCTGTTGATGTGGATGCTGCAAATACCTTTACCTATACTTTGGTAGCGGGTGCAGGAAGTACAGACAACAGCGCTTTCACCATCAGCGGGGCAAACCTGCAGATCAATGCAAGCCCGGATTTTGAAACCAAATCTTCTTATTCCATCAGACTAAGAACTGCCGATCAGGGTGGACTTTCTTTTGAAAAAACATTTACTATCAATGTAAACAACCTGAACGAAGTTCCAACTGATCTGGCCCTTTCTGCTACGGCAATCAACGAAAATGTAGCTGCCGGAACAACAGTCGGCGTTTTATCTTCTGTTGATGTGGATGCTGCAAATACCTTTACCTATACTTTGGTAGCGGGTGCAGGAAGTACAGACAACAGCGCTTTCACCATCAGCGGGGCAAACCTGCAGATCAATGCAAGCCCGGATTTTGAAACCAAATCTTCTTATTCCATCAGACTAAGAACTGCCGATCAGGGTGGACTTTCTTTTGAAAAAACATTTACTATCAATGTAAACAACCTGAACGAAGTTCCAACTGATCTGGCCCTTTCTGCTACGGCAATCAACGAAAATGTAGCTGCCGGAACAACAGTCGGCGTTTTATCTTCTGTTGATGTGGATGCTGCAAATACCTTTACCTATACTTTGGTAGCGGGTGCAGGAAGTACAGACAACAGCGCTTTCACCATCAGCGGGGCAAACCTGCAGATCAATGCAAGCCCGGATTTTGAAACCAAATCTTCTTATTCCATCAGACTAAGAACTGCCGATCAGGGTGGACTTTCTTTTGAAAAAACATTTACTATCAATGTAAACAACCTGAACGAAGTTCCAACTGATCTGGCCCTTTCTGCTACGGCAATCAACGAAAATGTAGCTGCCGGAACAACAGTCGGCGTTTTATCTTCTGTTGATGTGGATGCTGCAAATACCTTTACCTATACTTTGGTAGCGGGTGCAGGAAGTACAGACAACAGCGCTTTCACCATCAGCGGGGCAAACCTGCAGATCAATGCAAGCCCGGATTTTGAAACCAAATCTTCTTATTCCATCAGACTAAGAACTGCCGATCAGGGTGGACTTTCTTTTGAAAAAACATTTACTATCAATGTAAACAACCTGAACGAAGTTCCAACTGATCTGGCCCTTTCTGCTACGGCAATCAACGAAAATGTAGCTGCCGGAACAACAGTCGGCGTTTTATCTTCTGTTGATGTGGATGCTGCAAATACCTTTACCTATACTTTGGTAGCGGGTGCAGGAAGTACAGACAACAGCGCTTTCACCATCAGTGGTGCAAACCTGCAGATCAATGCAAGCCCGGATTTTGAAACCAAATCTTCTTATTCTATTAGAATAAGAACAACAGATCAGGGTGGTTTAAGTTTTGAAAAACAGTTTACAATTACTATTAATAATGTATGTGAATTAGACAATGGAGCTACTCTGACATCAGGTGTCATTACAGCAACACAAACTGGCGCTTCATACCAATGGATTCAATGTCCTGCTACTATATTAGTTGGAGAAAACGGGCAATCGTACACTCCAACAGCTATTGGTTCATATGCGGTTGTTATAACAATTGGGACATGTAGTACTTTATCATCATGCATACCTGTAACATCTTTAGCTAATCCTGATGTAGAAGAAAAATCTAAATTTGTAATATATCCAAATCCAAACAATGGTATTGTAAATATACAAACTGATCATGATGCTGATTTGAATATTATAAATCAATTGGGACAAACTATTAAAACAGCAAGAGTTACCTCTGATATAGTTAACACAATTAATCTTGAAAGTCAGGCTGACGGGGTTTATTTCATAACAGAAAAGAAAGGGAGTAAATTAATTACTCACAAATTGATTCTGAAAAAATAA
- the dnaB gene encoding replicative DNA helicase, which yields MENFKNINPVKVDKTTIINLEKGKLPPQALDLEEAVLGAMMIDKKGVDDVIDILQPDAFYKDAHKYIFEAIIQLFTETQPIDLLTVSSQLKKNGKLELAGGDFYLIQLTQKIASSAHIEFHSRIILQKFIQRSLIRISSEIIEASYDETTDVFDLLDQAESKLYEVTQGNIKRSSETAQSLVLQAKKKIEEISKKEGLSGVETGFTNLDKLTSGWQPSDLIIIAARPAMGKTAFVLSMARNIAIQFGHGVALFSLEMASVQLITRLISSETGLSSEKLRTGKLEPHEWTMLSTKVKDLEKAPLFIDDTPSLSIFDLRAKCRRLASQHNIKIIIIDYLQLMTAGGNNKGGGNREQEISTISRNLKALAKELNVPVIALSQLSRAVETRGSSKRPLLSDLRESGAIEQDADIVSFLYRPEYYKIDEWDDDEASPTAGQAEIMIAKHRNGGIENIRLKFLGHLGKFDNLDDFSGSYDDLPSKMNHDDNQYITKNLPSANEAFGSNLNEDDDDSDVPF from the coding sequence ATGGAAAATTTCAAAAATATAAACCCTGTAAAGGTAGATAAAACCACCATAATTAATTTAGAAAAAGGGAAACTACCACCACAAGCACTTGATTTAGAGGAGGCTGTTCTTGGCGCGATGATGATTGATAAAAAAGGGGTAGATGATGTAATTGACATTTTGCAGCCTGATGCATTTTATAAAGACGCACATAAATATATTTTTGAAGCTATTATTCAGCTTTTCACAGAAACGCAGCCTATTGACTTGCTTACCGTTTCCAGCCAGTTAAAAAAGAATGGAAAATTAGAGTTAGCTGGAGGCGACTTTTATTTGATTCAGTTGACACAAAAAATTGCTTCTTCTGCACATATCGAATTTCACTCCCGTATCATTCTTCAGAAGTTTATTCAACGAAGTTTAATTAGAATTTCATCTGAAATTATCGAGGCATCGTATGATGAAACTACAGATGTTTTTGATTTATTAGACCAGGCCGAATCAAAACTATATGAAGTAACTCAGGGAAATATCAAACGTAGTTCTGAAACTGCACAGAGCTTAGTTTTACAAGCTAAAAAGAAAATTGAAGAGATTTCTAAAAAAGAGGGATTAAGTGGTGTTGAAACTGGTTTTACGAATTTAGATAAGCTAACTTCAGGATGGCAGCCTAGTGATTTAATTATCATTGCGGCCAGACCAGCAATGGGAAAAACAGCATTTGTACTTTCTATGGCCAGAAATATTGCTATTCAATTTGGACACGGAGTAGCTTTGTTTTCTCTGGAGATGGCTTCTGTTCAATTGATTACAAGGTTGATTTCGTCAGAAACAGGATTGTCATCAGAGAAATTACGTACGGGTAAACTGGAACCTCATGAATGGACCATGTTGAGTACCAAAGTAAAAGACTTAGAGAAAGCACCTTTGTTTATTGATGATACCCCATCACTTTCTATTTTCGATTTAAGAGCAAAATGCCGTCGTTTAGCTTCACAACACAATATTAAAATCATCATCATTGATTATTTACAGTTGATGACTGCTGGAGGAAATAATAAAGGGGGAGGAAATCGTGAGCAGGAAATTTCTACAATTTCCAGAAACTTAAAAGCTTTAGCAAAGGAACTTAATGTGCCTGTAATTGCACTTTCTCAGCTATCTCGTGCAGTAGAAACCCGCGGATCAAGTAAGCGACCTTTGTTATCGGATCTTCGTGAATCTGGAGCTATTGAGCAGGATGCCGATATCGTTTCGTTTTTATATCGTCCAGAATATTACAAAATTGACGAATGGGATGATGATGAAGCTTCGCCAACAGCTGGTCAGGCAGAAATTATGATCGCTAAACACCGTAATGGAGGTATTGAAAACATTCGATTAAAATTTTTAGGGCACCTCGGTAAATTTGATAACCTGGATGATTTTTCAGGAAGTTACGATGATCTGCCATCAAAAATGAATCATGATGATAATCAGTATATCACTAAAAATCTACCGTCTGCAAATGAAGCTTTCGGAAGTAATCTGAATGAAGATGATGATGATAGCGATGTGCCGTTTTAA
- a CDS encoding acetyl-CoA carboxylase carboxyltransferase subunit alpha, with amino-acid sequence MEYLDFELPIKELEEQLEKCVIIGKESDVDVTPTCQEINKKLEQTKKEIYKNLTAWQRVQLSRHPNRPYTLDYIRAICGDTFLELHGDRGFKDDKAMVGGLGKINGQSFMIVGQQKGFNTKTRQYRNFGMANPEGYRKALRLMKMAEKFGIPVLTLVDTPGAYPGLEAEERGQGEAIARNIFEMVRLKVPIITIIVGEGASGGALGIGVGDRVYMLENTWYSVISPESCSSILWKSWEYKERAAEALKLTSSDMKKQKLVDDVIPEPLGGAHYDRETTFKTVAEYITKGYNELKDLSTADLIAQRMDKYSNMGEYKE; translated from the coding sequence ATGGAATATTTAGATTTTGAGCTTCCAATCAAAGAACTTGAAGAACAGCTGGAAAAGTGTGTTATAATTGGAAAAGAATCTGATGTTGATGTAACACCTACCTGTCAAGAAATCAACAAAAAATTAGAACAAACTAAAAAAGAAATATATAAAAATCTTACCGCCTGGCAGCGTGTACAATTGTCAAGGCATCCAAACAGACCTTATACTCTGGATTATATCAGAGCAATATGTGGAGATACGTTCTTAGAACTTCACGGAGATCGTGGATTTAAAGATGATAAAGCAATGGTTGGCGGATTAGGAAAAATAAACGGTCAGTCGTTTATGATTGTGGGCCAGCAAAAAGGTTTTAATACTAAAACACGCCAGTACCGTAATTTTGGTATGGCAAATCCCGAAGGATACCGCAAAGCTTTACGTTTGATGAAAATGGCAGAGAAATTTGGAATTCCGGTTTTAACTTTGGTTGACACCCCGGGTGCATATCCTGGACTTGAAGCAGAAGAAAGAGGACAGGGAGAAGCTATTGCCAGAAATATTTTTGAAATGGTTCGTTTGAAAGTGCCAATTATTACTATTATTGTTGGAGAAGGTGCGTCCGGAGGAGCTTTAGGAATAGGTGTAGGAGACAGGGTTTATATGTTAGAGAATACCTGGTATTCTGTTATTTCTCCTGAATCATGTTCTTCTATTTTATGGAAAAGCTGGGAGTATAAAGAGCGTGCGGCAGAAGCTTTAAAGTTAACTTCATCTGATATGAAAAAACAAAAATTAGTGGATGATGTTATTCCGGAACCACTTGGTGGGGCACATTACGACAGGGAAACTACTTTTAAAACTGTAGCAGAATATATTACCAAAGGATATAATGAACTGAAAGATTTATCAACAGCCGATTTAATTGCCCAGAGAATGGACAAATACAGTAATATGGGCGAGTATAAAGAATAA
- a CDS encoding DMT family transporter has protein sequence MRNDNLKSYLNLHLIVFIWGFTAILGALITIDADNLVWYRMLLALIFLGAFIIYKKQSFHVPVKELFKLVFVGLLIALHWIFFFKAIHVSNVSITLSIFSLGAFFASLLEPLFYGRKILWYEVFFGLIIIAGLALILQVEIKYLTGVYYALASIILGVVFTLLNGKLISDHEPSLITFYEFGAGVFFISLYFLIQGKFSVDFFTISLNNWALLLILASVCTAYAFTASVKVMQRLTPYTVMLTTNLEPVYGIVLAYFILGGKEKMSAEFYIGALIIVITVILNGVFKHSQNKKKSNLLLIYKLRINTLV, from the coding sequence ATGCGAAACGATAATTTAAAAAGCTATTTAAATCTTCATTTAATAGTTTTTATATGGGGATTTACGGCTATTCTTGGGGCTTTGATTACTATTGATGCCGATAATCTGGTTTGGTACAGAATGTTGTTGGCTTTAATTTTTTTAGGTGCTTTTATTATTTATAAAAAACAATCTTTTCACGTTCCGGTAAAGGAACTTTTTAAGTTGGTTTTTGTAGGCTTGTTAATTGCTCTGCATTGGATATTCTTTTTTAAAGCTATTCACGTTTCAAACGTTTCGATTACGCTTTCCATATTTTCATTAGGGGCTTTTTTTGCTTCATTGTTAGAGCCGCTTTTCTACGGAAGAAAAATATTGTGGTACGAAGTTTTTTTTGGACTAATCATTATAGCTGGATTAGCTTTGATACTACAGGTAGAAATAAAATATCTTACAGGAGTGTATTATGCATTGGCATCTATCATATTAGGAGTTGTATTTACTTTACTAAATGGTAAATTAATCTCAGATCATGAGCCTTCGCTTATAACATTTTATGAATTTGGTGCTGGCGTTTTCTTTATCTCTCTTTATTTTTTAATACAGGGAAAATTTAGCGTGGATTTTTTTACTATCTCATTAAATAATTGGGCTTTATTGCTCATTTTAGCTTCGGTTTGTACGGCATATGCGTTTACAGCTTCTGTAAAAGTAATGCAGCGCTTAACGCCTTATACCGTTATGTTAACTACTAATTTAGAGCCTGTTTATGGAATTGTACTGGCTTATTTTATACTTGGCGGAAAAGAAAAGATGAGTGCTGAATTTTATATAGGAGCGCTGATCATTGTAATTACGGTTATTTTAAATGGTGTTTTCAAACATTCTCAAAACAAGAAAAAAAGTAATCTTTTACTTATTTATAAATTACGTATTAATACTTTAGTGTGA
- a CDS encoding LptF/LptG family permease — protein MLTIIDKYILKRYLATFSVMILLFIPIGIVIDVSEKVNKMLENKIPFTQIAIYYYNFTVYFANSLFPIFLFLSVIWFTSKLANNTEIIAILSSGISFTRFLRPYIIGASIVSVFVLLMGFFIVPAASEGFNNFRYTYLKGNGKQLMRGENTNVYRQINDNDFIFVNSFNEETKTAFNFSLEHFEKDKLTYKITASRITWDPKKKTYVLYDYTKRTVGELNDVIEKNPEKPVKFKFELADLTPVVYIAETLSLGDLIDFINKERKRGSANINTYLVVLYKKYSVPVSAFILTIIAVAVSSMKRRGGMGINLAIGIAIAFSFVFFDKIFGTLAEKSTFSPFLAVWFPNIVFGALAIYLLRNAKR, from the coding sequence ATGCTGACAATAATAGATAAGTATATTTTAAAAAGATATTTAGCCACTTTTTCGGTGATGATTCTTTTGTTTATTCCCATTGGAATTGTAATTGATGTTTCTGAAAAGGTGAATAAAATGCTGGAAAACAAAATTCCTTTTACGCAAATTGCCATTTACTATTATAACTTTACTGTTTATTTTGCGAATTCGCTGTTTCCTATATTTTTATTTTTATCGGTAATCTGGTTTACTTCAAAGCTTGCAAATAATACCGAGATTATTGCTATTTTAAGTTCAGGGATTTCATTTACGCGATTTTTGAGGCCTTACATTATTGGTGCTTCTATCGTTTCGGTTTTTGTACTTTTAATGGGGTTTTTTATAGTCCCTGCTGCCAGTGAAGGGTTTAATAATTTTAGGTATACTTACTTAAAAGGAAATGGCAAACAGTTGATGCGTGGTGAAAATACCAATGTCTACAGGCAGATTAATGATAACGATTTTATTTTTGTAAATAGTTTTAATGAAGAAACTAAAACAGCTTTTAATTTTTCATTGGAGCATTTTGAAAAAGATAAACTTACTTATAAAATTACTGCCAGCCGAATTACCTGGGATCCTAAAAAGAAGACTTATGTTTTGTATGATTATACCAAAAGAACGGTCGGAGAACTCAACGATGTAATCGAGAAAAACCCTGAAAAACCGGTAAAGTTCAAGTTTGAGCTGGCTGATTTAACACCGGTTGTCTATATAGCAGAAACGCTTTCTCTAGGCGATTTAATTGATTTTATTAATAAGGAACGCAAAAGAGGTTCAGCAAATATAAATACTTATTTGGTCGTATTATATAAGAAATACAGTGTGCCGGTTTCTGCTTTTATTTTAACTATTATTGCAGTGGCGGTTTCGTCTATGAAGCGTCGTGGCGGAATGGGAATTAATCTGGCCATAGGAATTGCAATTGCTTTTTCATTCGTATTTTTTGATAAAATATTTGGTACTCTTGCCGAAAAATCAACTTTCTCACCTTTTTTAGCTGTGTGGTTTCCGAATATTGTTTTCGGGGCTCTGGCAATTTACTTACTACGCAATGCGAAACGATAA